In a single window of the Leptospira wolffii serovar Khorat str. Khorat-H2 genome:
- a CDS encoding histidine kinase N-terminal 7TM domain-containing protein has product MGTEVQSLAWFRWTPYAILPLFSFLLSLSTLRLAIRNRRTSGAPEFLLVSLGMVLYNFGYFWEIVSLNPKTILFWDDFQFLGPDILIASLPFLCFRVANLNRLIHPISIALVSIVPILTESIVWFGPEEWIRPSIRFDDSAPWRALIYEYGPWMNVFVVNFIGTFFACILILLYGIWSQRAFHRIRCLVFLIGVSIPFGGQIMTAFGFVPFIHPKLDVFPLAASFALLIWMYGLFYFRILDLIPLARNQVFEWIEDAVFVLNPQGFLLDCNVSGLNLLGTARLRGDKNIGEFLPDLGLILEDCASIGKSGYEWKHANRYYDISVRYLGEEGSRYRIVVLRDITERAVSERKLSERRDVLQTILDSTSILFLVLDGEGKLIILNKACLQLTGYELMELEGKLFWEMVLFPKDRDRVVRVFQNRFSSKRFPNRTSVLIRRKDGKSRYTVWEHKEVRDKSGNLQYVISTGADTTGLEEAEVRIDTLKRVNEEILIKNSIIEVQKKELEVALKNLTETQSKLIQASKLADLGQLAAGIAHEINNPIGAIQAAGYNIRSYLGKVRTDLRSNLKLLSTLSDQDWNLFGKFVEKGISSKEIIIGLERRKLLSSLKEEMKSLGVIFPEDTAELFLDYGIASGWKEFLPILLRPETRELLPFFLNLLGPEQCVDTIKTAVERSAKIVYALRSFAHFESSHKKRLFSLKENVETVLTLYQNLFKHGVEVSTSLENIPEFLGFPDDLMHLWTNIIMNSVQAMSYKGTLQINAALKGKEVIVSLRDNGPGIPAEVQDKVFEAFFTTKALGEGSGLGLDIAKRIVEKHKGRIWFESSPGNTIFYVGLPFEV; this is encoded by the coding sequence ATGGGAACGGAAGTCCAATCTCTCGCATGGTTTCGATGGACTCCTTATGCGATCCTTCCTCTATTCAGCTTTCTTCTCTCCCTCAGCACTCTTAGATTAGCAATTCGGAATAGAAGAACCTCAGGAGCGCCCGAGTTCCTACTCGTTTCTTTAGGAATGGTCCTATACAATTTCGGGTATTTCTGGGAAATCGTAAGCCTAAACCCAAAGACCATCCTATTTTGGGACGATTTCCAGTTCTTAGGCCCCGATATTCTAATCGCATCTCTCCCCTTTCTTTGCTTTAGAGTCGCAAATCTCAATCGTCTGATCCACCCGATCAGTATCGCTTTAGTGTCGATCGTCCCTATTCTTACGGAATCCATCGTGTGGTTCGGTCCGGAAGAATGGATCCGACCTTCGATACGATTCGACGACTCCGCTCCTTGGAGAGCTTTGATCTACGAATACGGTCCTTGGATGAACGTATTCGTAGTGAACTTCATCGGTACGTTCTTCGCATGTATTCTGATTCTTTTATATGGAATATGGAGCCAGAGAGCTTTTCATAGAATTCGCTGCCTCGTATTTCTCATAGGGGTCTCCATCCCTTTCGGCGGACAGATCATGACCGCATTCGGATTCGTTCCGTTCATCCATCCTAAGTTAGACGTATTTCCTTTGGCCGCGAGCTTCGCGCTATTAATATGGATGTACGGACTATTCTACTTTCGCATCTTGGATCTGATCCCCTTGGCAAGGAACCAAGTTTTCGAATGGATAGAAGATGCCGTCTTCGTTCTGAATCCCCAGGGGTTCCTACTCGATTGCAACGTTTCCGGTTTGAATCTTCTAGGAACGGCAAGATTGAGAGGCGATAAGAATATCGGCGAATTTCTTCCCGACCTAGGACTCATTCTGGAGGATTGCGCCTCTATCGGGAAATCGGGATACGAGTGGAAACACGCGAATCGTTATTACGACATTTCCGTTCGCTACCTGGGAGAAGAAGGATCCCGATACAGAATCGTGGTACTCAGAGACATTACCGAAAGAGCCGTTTCGGAGCGCAAGCTCTCGGAAAGAAGGGACGTATTACAGACTATTCTGGATTCCACGAGCATCCTATTTCTAGTCCTGGACGGAGAAGGCAAATTAATCATTTTGAATAAAGCCTGCCTCCAACTCACGGGCTACGAACTTATGGAACTCGAGGGAAAATTGTTCTGGGAGATGGTACTTTTTCCGAAAGATAGGGACAGAGTCGTTCGCGTCTTCCAAAATCGTTTTTCGAGTAAGAGATTTCCGAATCGCACGAGCGTTCTCATCCGAAGAAAAGACGGCAAATCCAGATACACCGTTTGGGAACACAAAGAGGTCCGGGACAAATCCGGAAATCTGCAATACGTAATCTCCACGGGGGCTGACACCACGGGACTCGAAGAAGCGGAAGTCAGAATCGACACTCTGAAACGAGTAAATGAAGAAATTCTGATTAAGAATTCCATCATAGAGGTTCAGAAGAAAGAACTGGAAGTCGCTCTCAAGAACCTGACAGAGACCCAGTCCAAATTGATCCAGGCCTCCAAACTTGCCGATCTGGGACAATTGGCCGCGGGGATCGCACATGAAATCAATAATCCGATCGGCGCCATACAGGCGGCAGGATATAATATCCGCTCCTATCTAGGCAAAGTAAGGACCGATCTTCGCTCTAATCTTAAATTACTTTCCACTTTAAGCGACCAAGATTGGAATCTTTTCGGAAAATTTGTGGAAAAAGGAATCTCCTCCAAGGAAATCATCATCGGCTTGGAGAGAAGAAAGCTTCTATCCTCCCTGAAGGAGGAAATGAAATCCCTAGGCGTGATATTTCCGGAAGATACTGCCGAGCTATTTTTGGATTACGGAATAGCTTCCGGATGGAAAGAGTTCCTACCCATTCTTCTACGCCCGGAAACTAGGGAATTGTTACCGTTCTTCCTGAATCTTTTGGGGCCGGAACAATGTGTGGATACGATTAAGACCGCCGTGGAGAGATCCGCAAAGATCGTATACGCGCTTAGGAGTTTTGCCCATTTCGAATCCTCCCATAAGAAACGTCTTTTCTCCCTGAAGGAAAACGTGGAAACGGTTCTTACACTTTACCAAAATCTTTTCAAACACGGAGTGGAAGTATCCACAAGTCTGGAGAATATTCCGGAGTTCCTCGGTTTCCCGGACGATCTAATGCATCTTTGGACCAATATCATTATGAACTCGGTCCAAGCGATGTCGTATAAAGGAACTCTCCAAATCAATGCGGCCTTAAAAGGAAAGGAAGTGATCGTATCCTTGCGAGACAACGGCCCCGGAATCCCTGCCGAAGTGCAAGATAAAGTCTTTGAAGCATTCTTCACTACGAAGGCTTTGGGAGAAGGCTCCGGTTTAGGTCTTGATATTGCTAAGCGAATCGTCGAAAAACACAAGGGGAGAATTTGGTTCGAATCTTCTCCGGGAAACACAATATTCTACGTAGGATTACCATTCGAGGTTTGA